In Candidatus Baltobacteraceae bacterium, the following proteins share a genomic window:
- a CDS encoding cyclodeaminase/cyclohydrolase family protein codes for MQSIDAYLTALASEWPTPGGGSAAIIVAATGASLVAMVARICSTNPKYAGQHDLARSLIERADGLRADLLERRIRDEAAFDRVVAATALPRSTDAEKAARARSLEHALHGAAAEPLGAAKQAVAVLRLTVEMLEIRNANLASDVGCAAEFAHAGAAACAYNVRINHRFMKDTELIALQSETIGRYEREANATLAGVRTAVNELLRPRA; via the coding sequence GTGCAGAGCATCGATGCGTACCTGACCGCCCTCGCTTCGGAATGGCCCACGCCGGGAGGCGGCAGCGCTGCGATAATCGTCGCAGCTACTGGCGCCTCGCTCGTAGCGATGGTCGCGCGTATCTGCTCGACCAATCCCAAATACGCCGGCCAGCACGACTTGGCTCGCTCGCTCATCGAGCGAGCCGATGGGCTGCGCGCCGATCTGCTCGAGCGGCGCATCCGCGACGAGGCCGCCTTCGATCGCGTCGTCGCCGCAACGGCCCTGCCGCGCTCGACCGACGCGGAAAAAGCCGCGCGCGCCCGGTCGCTGGAGCACGCGCTGCACGGCGCCGCGGCGGAGCCGCTCGGCGCGGCAAAGCAAGCGGTCGCGGTTCTCCGGCTGACGGTCGAGATGCTCGAGATCCGCAATGCCAACCTAGCGAGCGACGTCGGCTGCGCGGCCGAATTCGCGCACGCCGGCGCTGCCGCGTGCGCGTACAACGTGCGCATCAACCACCGCTTCATGAAAGACACCGAACTCATCGCGCTGCAGAGCGAAACGATCGGACGATACGAACGCGAAGCTAATGCAACCCTCGCCGGCGTCCGAACGGCCGTAAACGAATTGCTGCGGCCGCGCGCGTGA
- a CDS encoding pitrilysin family protein: MKLLAAGLLAGLLLSPARAGAQPNSSATVQATLSNGLHVVLLPNKLAPVATTIVTYGVGSDDDPLPGVAHATEHMMFRGTKDVSAGQLSDMAARAGAQYDASTTNEYTQYYFKVPSSYVGLALRLEADRMTGALDRASDWKSERGAIEQEIRADDSVPGASIGVKLRRAFFGDSPFANDAGGTVASFETMTAADIAAFYHAWYHPNNATVTVAGDIDPQTTLARIKTLFGGIPAVPLPAHKTIVLQPIANTVIDDKIDLPVPATALGYRMPGSGSADEAAVRVLIEALNNGRGPLVDLVAQGKVYIALALESAYPEVGIGEVLAVAAPGTDPKTTQAALADIIETYRKNGVPADLVQAAKTRLLASADYREASISGLAFSWAAALAEHRTSPDTIYAAIDKVSEADVNRVLATYFDPTHQVSLLLHPKPMSSIPKVDPNAGVENVKYTATVHEPLPAWALAYFKAPLRAPHDAGRVVTMHLRNGITLTVLPEVSSPTVVLSGVIRTSPELYEPRGKDGVATLVEGLLPYGTTTYDRKEYQAQLDAIASNESLGSGFDLTVQAQNFDRGIALLADGLLHPAFPAASFQILKAQNVSALAASMKLPQTQASIAQRNALYPVGDPRRRRATPATVSAITLDDVKRYYAFAYRPDLTTIAIVGDITPAQARETVNKYFSSWRAAGKPPNFKLPQLKSSSEKAESVTVTSPTNQQSQVTLTQTLDVRRTDADYIPLELANTILSDEGTGSLFFEDLRKRKGYVYSVDSSMSIGRSESSFTINFASDPKNVDRAQAAAFADLRALSRTPLPSVDVQRAKALLLAQRILPLDSYGGVASNILDNARYGLTTRDADAFWTRLLATTPLQIRNAMRRWIHPNHFVRVIVAPGR, from the coding sequence GTGAAACTGTTGGCAGCCGGTCTTCTCGCCGGCCTCTTGCTATCTCCGGCGCGGGCGGGCGCGCAACCAAATTCGTCGGCGACGGTGCAGGCGACGCTCTCCAACGGGCTGCACGTCGTTTTGCTGCCCAACAAACTCGCGCCGGTCGCGACGACGATCGTAACCTACGGCGTCGGCTCCGACGACGACCCGCTGCCGGGCGTCGCGCACGCGACCGAACACATGATGTTCCGCGGCACGAAAGATGTCTCGGCTGGCCAGCTCTCGGACATGGCGGCTCGCGCGGGCGCGCAATACGACGCGTCGACGACCAACGAATACACGCAATACTATTTTAAAGTGCCGTCGTCGTACGTGGGGCTCGCGCTCCGCCTCGAGGCCGACCGCATGACCGGTGCGCTGGATCGAGCCTCCGATTGGAAGAGCGAGCGCGGCGCGATCGAGCAGGAGATCCGCGCCGACGACAGCGTTCCGGGCGCGAGCATCGGCGTAAAATTGCGCCGCGCATTTTTCGGCGATTCGCCGTTTGCAAACGATGCGGGCGGCACGGTCGCGAGCTTCGAGACGATGACCGCCGCCGATATCGCCGCGTTCTACCACGCCTGGTATCACCCGAACAACGCGACCGTCACGGTCGCGGGCGACATCGATCCGCAAACGACCTTGGCGCGGATTAAGACGCTTTTCGGCGGTATTCCCGCCGTGCCGTTACCCGCGCATAAAACGATCGTCTTGCAGCCGATTGCGAACACCGTCATCGACGACAAGATCGATCTGCCGGTGCCCGCGACGGCGCTCGGTTATCGCATGCCGGGCAGCGGAAGCGCCGACGAAGCGGCCGTGCGCGTGCTGATCGAGGCGCTCAATAACGGTCGCGGCCCGCTGGTCGATCTGGTCGCGCAAGGCAAAGTATACATCGCGCTCGCACTCGAGAGCGCGTATCCCGAAGTCGGGATCGGCGAAGTGCTCGCCGTCGCTGCGCCCGGAACGGATCCTAAGACGACGCAAGCCGCGCTTGCGGATATTATCGAAACGTATCGCAAGAATGGCGTTCCGGCCGATTTGGTGCAGGCGGCGAAGACGCGCCTGCTCGCGTCGGCCGATTATCGCGAGGCCTCGATTTCGGGCCTCGCCTTCAGCTGGGCGGCCGCGCTCGCCGAACACCGGACCTCGCCCGACACGATCTATGCGGCGATCGACAAGGTGAGCGAAGCCGACGTCAATCGCGTCCTCGCGACCTATTTCGATCCCACCCATCAAGTGTCGCTGCTGCTGCACCCCAAGCCGATGAGCTCGATCCCGAAGGTCGATCCCAACGCCGGGGTTGAGAACGTGAAATATACGGCAACGGTGCACGAACCGTTACCCGCTTGGGCGCTCGCGTATTTCAAGGCGCCGCTTCGGGCACCCCACGATGCGGGGCGCGTCGTAACGATGCACCTTCGCAACGGCATCACGCTGACCGTTCTGCCGGAAGTCTCGTCCCCGACGGTCGTTCTTTCGGGCGTGATTCGAACGAGTCCGGAGCTTTACGAGCCGCGCGGCAAAGACGGCGTGGCGACGCTCGTTGAAGGCTTGCTTCCCTACGGCACCACGACGTACGATCGCAAGGAGTATCAGGCCCAACTCGATGCGATCGCGTCGAACGAATCGCTGGGCTCGGGCTTCGACCTGACCGTGCAGGCGCAAAATTTCGATCGCGGCATCGCGTTGCTGGCCGACGGTCTGCTGCACCCGGCGTTTCCCGCGGCATCGTTTCAAATTCTCAAAGCCCAAAACGTATCGGCACTCGCCGCGTCGATGAAGCTGCCGCAGACGCAAGCCTCGATCGCACAACGCAACGCGCTCTATCCGGTCGGCGATCCGCGCCGGCGACGGGCGACGCCGGCGACCGTTTCGGCGATAACGCTCGACGACGTGAAGCGTTACTACGCGTTTGCCTACCGCCCCGACCTCACGACGATCGCGATCGTTGGAGATATTACGCCGGCTCAAGCGCGGGAGACCGTGAATAAATATTTCTCCTCGTGGCGCGCCGCAGGCAAGCCGCCGAATTTCAAGCTCCCACAACTCAAGAGCAGCAGCGAAAAGGCGGAGTCGGTAACGGTAACCTCGCCGACGAATCAGCAATCGCAGGTTACGCTCACGCAGACCCTCGACGTGCGGCGAACCGATGCGGATTACATCCCGCTCGAACTGGCCAACACGATCCTCTCCGACGAGGGCACGGGCTCGCTCTTTTTCGAGGATTTGCGCAAACGCAAGGGCTACGTTTATTCGGTCGACTCTTCGATGTCGATCGGCCGCAGCGAATCGAGCTTTACGATTAATTTCGCATCGGATCCCAAAAACGTCGATCGGGCTCAGGCCGCAGCCTTTGCCGATTTGCGCGCGCTCTCGCGAACGCCGCTCCCCTCGGTGGACGTGCAGCGTGCGAAAGCGCTCTTACTCGCGCAGCGAATTCTGCCGCTCGATAGCTACGGCGGCGTCGCCTCCAATATTTTGGACAACGCGCGCTACGGGCTCACCACCCGCGACGCCGATGCGTTTTGGACGCGGCTGCTGGCAACCACGCCGCTGCAGATTCGCAACGCGATGCGGCGCTGGATTCATCCGAATCATTTCGTACGCGTGATCGTCGCCCCCGGGCGCTGA
- a CDS encoding PHP domain-containing protein, whose amino-acid sequence MIVDFHSHTLESDGSLKPQALADLMVERGVTVFSISDHDTLAAYGQFELPKHVRLVTGIEINTTYNANEVHILGYRLPLGDSTLVGILERNRAERRKRMERMVGALTASGYPITMAEVEAEADGGAVLGRPHVGKALIRKGLVGDIESAFRTLLRRGKPGYVPADHIGPHEAIEAIVAVGGVPVLAHPGRLHDYEIIDELAEHGLRGLEVFYPSHEPAQVHHFREKAARHGLVMSGGSDFHDIRYNKRGVGMDVEPDDIAPFLELVS is encoded by the coding sequence TTGATCGTAGACTTTCACTCTCACACGCTCGAGAGCGACGGGAGTCTGAAACCACAGGCGCTCGCCGATCTTATGGTCGAGCGCGGCGTCACGGTCTTTTCGATATCCGATCACGACACGCTGGCCGCATACGGCCAATTCGAACTCCCCAAACACGTTCGCTTGGTGACCGGGATCGAGATCAACACGACCTACAACGCAAACGAAGTGCACATCCTCGGATATCGACTGCCGCTTGGCGATTCAACGCTGGTCGGAATCTTGGAGCGCAACCGCGCGGAGCGGCGCAAACGAATGGAACGCATGGTCGGCGCGCTGACGGCCTCGGGCTATCCGATCACGATGGCCGAGGTCGAGGCCGAGGCCGACGGCGGTGCCGTGCTCGGTCGCCCGCACGTTGGGAAAGCGTTGATACGCAAAGGGCTCGTCGGCGATATCGAGAGCGCGTTTCGCACGCTCTTGCGGCGCGGCAAACCCGGGTACGTTCCGGCCGACCACATCGGTCCGCACGAGGCCATCGAGGCGATCGTTGCGGTTGGCGGGGTTCCGGTGCTCGCGCATCCGGGGCGGCTTCACGATTACGAGATCATCGACGAGCTTGCGGAGCACGGACTGCGCGGGCTCGAAGTCTTTTACCCCTCACACGAACCCGCGCAGGTGCATCACTTTCGCGAAAAGGCGGCGCGCCACGGGCTCGTGATGAGCGGCGGCTCGGATTTTCACGACATCCGCTATAACAAACGGGGCGTCGGCATGGATGTCGAACCCGACGACATCGCCCCCTTCTTGGAGCTCGTTTCGTGA
- a CDS encoding stage V sporulation protein S: MIGNPAKHVTTSVLKVSAKSNPNSVAGALAAVLRERESAELQAVGAGAINQAVKAIAIARTYLRGGEIDLACVPSFIDVEIEGNERTGISLAIERRPHVAG; the protein is encoded by the coding sequence ATGATCGGCAATCCAGCAAAGCATGTTACCACCAGCGTCCTGAAAGTCTCCGCGAAGAGCAATCCGAACTCCGTGGCCGGCGCATTGGCGGCGGTGCTGCGCGAGCGCGAGTCGGCCGAACTGCAAGCCGTCGGCGCCGGTGCGATCAACCAGGCGGTCAAGGCGATCGCCATCGCGCGTACGTATCTGCGCGGCGGCGAGATCGATCTCGCGTGCGTCCCTTCATTTATAGACGTCGAGATCGAGGGCAACGAACGTACCGGCATCTCGCTAGCCATCGAACGCCGCCCACACGTAGCCGGTTGA